The Candida albicans SC5314 chromosome 5, complete sequence genome includes a region encoding these proteins:
- the BDF1 gene encoding chromatin-binding protein (Bromodomain transcription factor; repressed upon adherence to polystyrene; reduced mRNA abundance detected in null mutant; macrophage/pseudohyphal-repressed; possibly essential, disruptants not obtained by UAU1 method), producing the protein MNAGDKTIGNNIFSQDSDSNQQSSHQEPLSPPNPSPTPEKRQLDDEVDNSIEPESKKQKVEEETEASQTGVIQTEVSETVPEIESSVNKDSEPVNGVSEESENTNNEQEKPQEEAPEENPQEEVPEAKPQEEASGENPQEIPNDKPQDDEPDIQEVDPPKPVVPVFTEPAPKPPQEPDMNNLPENPIPQHQAKFVLNTIKAVKRNREAVPFLHPVDTVKLNVPFYYNYIPRPMDLSTIERKINLKAYEDVSQVVDDFNLMVKNCKKFNGEAAGISKMATNIQAQFEKLMVKVPPKELPAGTNVAEATSVATSPTTNKRKSVAESSSSHQHRDSVAAARPKRTIHPPKSKELPYETKPKNKKVAAELRFCNQTIKELMSKKHYNYNFPFLAPVDTVALNIPNYNEIVKQPMDLGTIQSKLANNEYENADDFEKDVRLVFKNCYLFNPEGTDVNMMGHRLEAVFDKKWANKPVPEPTPQNSDVSDREYSSEEEDNVEISEAMLSEIPAIQVMENQIIRMRKELDELKKEHLKKLREQQAARKKKKQQKGKRRAPKAKHTKDTQHQVQAPPEPPKLTPPQPVVTYEMKKQVSEMVPNLSDKKLNALIKIIQDDVQISNDDEVELDMDQLEDRTVLKLYDFLFGDKALKNSAGKKKKPVANNNLDELAHLRSQLALFDEGVNGQQGSDNGFMKVVNQEESSEDEASSESSEEE; encoded by the coding sequence ATGAATGCTGGCGACAAAACTATTGGCAATAATATTTTCTCTCAAGATAGTGATAGTAACCAACAAAGTTCACATCAAGAACCGCTTTCGCCTCCTAATCCATCTCCTACTCCCGAGAAAAGACAATTAGACGATGAGGTGGATAATAGTATCGAGCCAGAGAGTAAGAAACAAAAGgtggaagaagaaactgaGGCCAGTCAAACCGGGGTCATCCAAACTGAGGTCAGCGAAACTGTGCCTGAAATTGAATCGTCAGTAAATAAAGATCTGGAACCTGTTAATGGTGTATCGGAAGAGTCAGAGAATACCAATAATGAGCAAGAGAAGCCACAAGAAGAGGCGCCAGAAGAGAACCCCCAAGAAGAAGTGCCAGAAGCAAAGCCTCAAGAGGAAGCACTGGGAGAGAACCCCCAAGAAATACCAAATGACAAACCACAAGATGACGAGCCAGATATTCAAGAGGTGGACCCGCCTAAACCAGTTGTTCCAGTCTTTACAGAACCTGCTCCCAAACCACCACAAGAACCAGATATGAACAATTTACCAGAGAATCCAATACCACAACACCAAGccaaatttgttttaaaCACCATCAAAGCGGTAAAGAGAAATAGAGAAGCAGTTCCATTCTTGCATCCCGTGGACACTGTCAAATTAAATGTCCCATTCTATTACAATTACATTCCAAGACCAATGGATTTGTCCACTATTGAACGCAAGATCAATTTAAAGGCATACGAAGATGTTTCGCAAGTTGTTGATGACTTTAACCTTATGGTGAAGAATTGTAAGAAATTCAATGGAGAAGCAGCTGGTATCTCGAAAATGGCAACGAATATTCAAGCACAATTTGAGAAGCTTATGGTCAAAGTGCCACCAAAAGAGTTGCCAGCTGGAACTAACGTTGCAGAAGCGACATCTGTTGCTACTTCACCCACTACAAACAAGAGAAAGTCCGTTGCAGAATCCTCGTCTCTGCATCAGCATCGAGATTCAGTGGCTGCAGCCAGACCAAAGAGAACTATCCATCCACCCAAATCCAAAGAATTGCCATACGAAACGAAACCAAAGAACAAGAAAGTTGCAGCAGAATTAAGATTTTGTAACCAAACAATTAAAGAACTCATGTCCAAAAAACACTACAATTATAATTTCCCATTTTTGGCACCAGTGGATACAGTAGCTTTGAACATACCTAACTATAATGAAATAGTGAAGCAACCAATGGATTTAGGAACTATTCAGTCCAAGTTAGCCAACAATGAGTATGAAAATGctgatgattttgaaaaagatgtGAGATTAGTGTTTAAAAACTGCTATCTTTTCAATCCTGAAGGCACTGATGTTAATATGATGGGACACCGATTGGAAGCTGTTTTTGACAAGAAATGGGCCAACAAACCAGTTCCTGAACCAACCCCTCAAAACTCAGATGTCAGTGATAGAGAGTACAGTAGTGAAGAGGAAGATAATGTAGAAATTAGCGAAGCAATGCTTTCAGAAATTCCAGCAATCCAAGTGATGGagaatcaaataatcaGAATGAGAAAAGAGTTGGACgaattgaagaaagagCATTTGAAGAAGTTAAGAGAACAGCAAGCTGCcagaaagaagaagaaacaacaaaaggGTAAGCGAAGAGCACCTAAGGCAAAACACACAAAGGACACTCAACATCAAGTGCAAGCACCACCAGAACCACCAAAATTGACACCACCTCAACCAGTAGTCACTtatgaaatgaaaaagcAAGTTTCAGAAATGGTTCCTAATTTATCAgacaagaaattaaatgCTTTAATCAAGATTATTCAGGATGACGTTCAAATCAGTAACGATGATGAAGTAGAATTGGATATGGATCAATTGGAAGATCGTACAGTATTAAAATTGTACGACTTTTTGTTTGGTGACAAAGCATTGAAGAATTCTGCTGgtaagaagaagaaaccTGTTGCCAATAACAATTTGGACGAATTGGCACATTTAAGAAGTCAACTTGCATTGTTTGATGAAGGGGTCAATGGTCAGCAAGGGTCCGACAATGGATTTATGAAAGTGGTTAACCAAGAAGAGTCTTCTGAAGATGAAGCATCGTCTGAAAGTTCAGAAGAAGAGTAA